The Flavobacterium johnsoniae UW101 genomic interval AAATAACCTAGTGCTCCCAGCTTAGAAGCCGTCTCCATATCATTTTTATGTGAAGATGTTGAAATCATGATCACGGGAATATCCTGATAATTTTCATCTTTTTTTATTAATTTCAGACATTCCCATCCATTCATAATAGGCATATTAATATCCAGAAAGATAAGCTGTGGTTTTTCATTGTTGTCGTTTAGCATACGCCACGCCTGATCACCGTTTTCTGCACACTCGCAGATAACATTTTCATTAACCATTTCTAAGGCTTCGCAAAACATTTCTATATCATCCCTGTCATCGTCAGCCAGCAAAATTATTTTTTTATTCATATTTAAATATCATTTTCTTCTTGTTTCAAAGGAAGCACTATAGTAAATACTGCTCCATTATATGGACTTCCCGATGCAGTTATAGTTCCTGCATGGCGTTCAACTATTTTTTTACAGAGCGATAATCCCAGACCTGTACCTTCGTAAGAATCTTTAGAATTAAGTCTTGTAAAAGTTTCGAATATTCTTTCTGCCTGATTTTCGTTAAAACCAATTCCATTATCTTCTACAGTAATAACGGCAAAATCATTATCCTGTTGTTTTATTATTTTTGAGGATAATTTTACTTTAACCGGAACATCGTCTTTAGCGAACTTAATAGAATTATTAATCAGGTTGTAAAAAAGCTGGTACAATAATACCTGTGCGCCTTCCAGAACAGGAAGATTATCATAATAGATTTCACCGCCTGTTTTTTGTAAAGAAACTTCTAAATCGGTTTCAATATTTTTTAAAACTTCATTTAGATCCACTACTGTTGGTTTCTGTTGATCTGCATTTATTTTAGAATACGCCAGAACACCTTCTATCATGTTAAACATTCGATCTGATGCGACGTGTATTCTGTCAATGAATTTCTTTGCCGAGTCATCGAGTTTTCCTTCAAGATTATCTTCAAGTCTGCTTATAAAAGTTTTTATTTTTCGTACCGGTTCTTTTAAATCATGGGAAGCGACATGAGCAAACTGCTGCAAGTCTTCATTAGAACGCTGTAGTTCCCGTGTGCGTTCATTTATCAGGACTTCTAATTTTTCGGTAGCAGTTTTTTGTTCATGGATATCTGTACATGTACCAAACCATTTTGTAATAGCTCCTGATGCATCCCTGATAGGAACTGCTTTACTTAAAAACCAGCGATACTCTCCTGTAACACTATCTTTTAATCGAAATTCAAGCTGATAAAAATTACCAGATTGGATACTCTCATACCAATTATCTTTAACTAATTCTACATCATCCGGGTGTAATACAGAAATCCAGCTCGAATCACCATATTCATTTTCTTTCAAATTCGTATACTCGTACCAGCGCTTATTATAATAATCAATAAAACCATCCGGCCTGCTTGTCCATATAATCTGAGGTACCAAATCGGCAAGCTGTCGAAAATTTTCTGCACTTTCATTAATAATCTGCTGTACTTCTTTTTGTGAAGTAATATCACTTGCGGCACCAAACCACTCAATGATAGTATTATTATCGTCTAATATAGGAACTACTCTGGAAAAATTCCAGCCAATAGTACCATTTGCATTTAGAACTCTATGTTCTAATTGGAAAATACTTTTATTATCTATTGCTTCAGATATAAGTTTCAAAGCCTTTTTTCGGTCATCAGGATGAATATAACTGTTAATCCAATTAGAAACTGGTTCGCCTTCTGATGCATAAGAATCCAGTGTTTCTAAACTTCTCATTACAGTCCAGTCTGCATTCATACGATACACAAAATCTGAAGAAGCATTTACTAAAGCTCTGAAACGCTTTTCGCTTTCTTCCATTTTATTTCTTGCCGTAACCTGTTCTGTCACATCCTCTGCTACCTGAATCATTCCTGTTATCACCCCATCCTGAACTAAAGGACGATAGGCCAGATTATAATAATAGTCGCGCATTTCACCTGTTCGGTTATGCTGAACAAGCACTTCTGCCTGATCAAAAGGAATTCCTTTATTGTAAACGTTCTGCACCTGTGTCCAAACATATTGCCCGTTTAATTCCGGAAGAACATCAATCAACCGCATGCCTATAATTTCTTCGCCACGGCCAATTAAAGCAAGCATTTGTCTATTAATCTGCTCGATTACCAAATCTGCTCCCATAAGCACCAATGTAGCCGAAGGTGTCTGGTGAATCATAGACTGCAGTCTGGATTCACTTTCTTCTATCCTTTTTCTTGCTAAAAACTGCTGTTCTTCCGCCAGTTTTATTTCTGTAATATCGCGTGTTGTTCCGGCTATCGCTTCTACTTCTCCCTGCTTATTAAAAACCGGAGCAAAAATGTAGTCATAAACTCTTCGTCCTAATTCTGCGTGAGGAAAGGATACGGTGCCTCTAATCATTTTTTTATTAGCAACAACGTCGTCTATTTCTCTTTCATGCATCACTGCGTGCCATTCTTCGTAACCGTTATCTCTTAAGCCTTTACCTATAGCATCTTGCGCTGACTTACCCCACATATCCAACAAAGCTTTGTTGGCATACGTAAAATTATATGCAAGGTCAAATACATACACCAAATCTGGTGTGGTATTGGTAATGGAATTATAAAATCTTTCCTGCTTTTCAATCGCTGTTAGTGCGGCAATAAGATTGTTTCTCTTTGTTTTATATTCAGTTATGTTTTCAACAGTAACGATTAGTAAACCGTTTTTTTCTTCTGCTGTAAAGCGAAACCAATATAATTGTTCTCCAATTTCAAAACTGATTTCAAAAGTAGAGTTTTTTCTATTTACTAGAGTTTCGGTGAATTTTTCGATGAGAATATCTGCATCATAAAGTTTGAAAATATCTGTAAAAAACTGGTTTTTACATTCTTCAACTTCAAAATATTCTTGAATACGGGAATTACAGAACAGTAGTAAGAAATCTTCAATCTTTTCTTTATTGTATACTGGCTGCAATGCAATAAGTCCGTTTGCCGCAGAGTTAAAAATTGTATAAAAAAGTTCATCATTACTTGTTAACTCCATTGCTGTAGAATATCTAAAAAGCTTAATTGCCTTAACTGCTAATTGCCAAATATACTTTATTACTGTCGAATATTTTTTGAAAAACAGACAGTATAAAAAATTAAAATTATTACAAGCCGCCACGCCTATTCTATCAAGTCTTAAAGCTGAATATGCATGAAAAATGAATACTTTAAATTTTAAAAATATGAAGTATTCAAATCTATTTAATATTCTTTTAAGGGAACAATTGTTCTAAATGATTTCATTTTTGAGCTACAGATAACAAATCAAATATAAATTACCACTTTTGGTTTACATTTATATAATTACCATTAATATTTACAAAATTTTATGCTGGCTGTTTATTTCGTTTAAAAAAACAAAACCCTTATGCATGCTGCATAAGGGTTATTGGATTTATTTAAATTAAAAAAATATTAATGCAAATTATTTCACAATCAGTTTTTTAGAAATATTTAAAGCATTTGAATGAATTGTAACAACATAAATTCCAGAAGCCAAATCATGATTAATTTTTGCTGACGAATTCAGTTTCTTTACTAAAACTTTTCTTCCGTTTATATCTGTAACCGTTATTATTGCTGTATCGTCTGGGCTTAACTCTGGTAATGCAATGTTAAATTCATTATTAACTGACGGATTCGGATAAATACTAACTGCAGTATTATTTTCGGCTGTTACTACGGCTTCATTTATTTTCTTTGATGCCGAAGCTGCCTGAAACTGCCATTGTGCGCTTTCCCAGCTATTTTGAGCTCCTATATATTGAGCAGAACCTGTTAGGTTTTCAATATGAATCATACTTCCTGTCTGCCATCTGTTTTTGATTCTTACCCAGGTTCCGTCTACATTTTCGGTTGACCATTGTGCGCTCCACCAGTCAGATCCTGCTGCTGTACATTGTACAGATCCTGTTAAATTTTCAATATGCATTACATCTCCTGTACCTACATTTTTCAAGATAAAGTTTGTGGCATCTACAGCTATTTTTTCCCATTTGTAATTGTTATTTGCAACAGTTGCACCATAACCTACATTAGCCCCTGCATCATATAAATAATTATTCGTCCATTTGTTTTTAATGGTAAAATAACTTCCTGTAGCTGTACTTACCGTAATTAAGGCTGTACTGGTTTTGTTTCCATCTGCTGTTGTTACTGTAATTGTTGCTGTTCCGTTAGCAACAGCCGTTACAAGTCCTGAAGCATTTACTGTGGCAACACCTGTATTGTTTGAACTATAACTTACCGATTTATTTGTTGCATTAGAAGGCAGAACAGTTGGTGTTAATTGTTGTGTTCCTCCTACTGATAATGATGCTGCATTAGGACTTAAACTAACGCTTGTTACAGCTGCAGCTGATGAATTTACAGTAATTACCGATGATGCTGTTTTAGCTCCATCTTGTGTAGTAACCGTTATTGTGGCAGATCCGGATGCAATCGCAGTAACTAAACCAGATGCATTTACTGTTGCCACGCCAGTATTATTAGAACTATACGATACATTTTTGTTTGTTGCATTTGCAGGAGCAATAGTCGGCGTTAATTGTTGTGTTGCTCCGGCACCCAGCGTTACTGTTGTTGGTGCAATTGTTACGCCTGTTACCGGAACATTTGTTACAGAACAGTTACTGCTTTGTGTCCAAGAAAAATTGCCAATCGCACTAATTTCTTCATTAGCTGCTGCATTTCCTCCTCTGTTAGAATAATTCATATTGCAGTACGTTCCGTTTCCGTTTGGAGAACCCGCAATAAGTACAAAATAACCTCTGCCCCAATTTCTGTTAAGAGCATTGTTGTTTGGATATTCTTTCCCTGTTCCGTTAACTGTAATGTTTTTAAAACTAAGATTGTAAATACCGTCTCCAGATCTTTTGCTTATAGAAATAGCATCGTTTCTTGAATCTAAAATATCGATATTATACAACTGAACGTTCTTAACCTGAGTTCCGGCATTACTGGCGCTGAAAATATCTACCGCCGCAACAGGATTGTTATAAGTATCATTAAAAGTTCCGCATGTGCTTACTGTAATATCGTGTATTTCATGGTTTCCGTCATTGTTAAATGGTGCGCCGTCAAAATTATTGCTCACACGAATACCTGCTTCAAGATTGTCTTTAATAATCAGGTTGTAAGCTTTATTATTTTTTCCGCCATAAATAGCCAGTCCGCAGGCACGCCAGCAGTTTTCTGACGTATTATATCTAAAAGTATTGTTGATACATTCCTGTCCGTTAGCAGACCAGATTGCCTGATCGTCGTCACCGTTATTTCTAAAATTACAATGTTCAACAATAGCATTTGCCGTTCCTTTGCAAAGGTTAATTCCATCAGCATAATTATTTCTAAAACGGCAGTGCGATAAGGTAAATCCATCTGCAATTGCGGGTCCGCCAACATTATATTGAGCAATCCATGCACCGCATTCAAAATGTTCTGCCCAGATATTTTTTATTGTAGAACCAGATGTAAATACACCATTTATCGCTTTATAAGAATTACTTCTTGAAGCAGAATTTGTGGTTAAATACAAATCTGAAAAAGAAATATTACTTGCATTAGCTCTCAATCCTCCGTTACCGCTGCTGGTATTGGTAAAATTAATCTGCGTGTACCACATTCCCGCTCCAATTAAAGAGGTATTGGCAGAACCAAAATACAATTCGCGGTTCACATTAAAAACCCCGCTTGGAACAAATATTTTTTTACCGCCGTTGGCATCAATAAAAGTTTGAAGATCACTTCCGTTTCCTGTATAAGTTACAGAACCTGAAGGCGCTGTTACTGCAGCCGGAATGGGTTCCATTTCAGCAAAATCCAAGTGAATATTACCCGTTTCTCTTACCAAACGCAATGTTCCGGATACTGGTATTTTACTTGGAAGTTTATAACGTACTTCGTCAAAACGCATTCTTGGATTTTGGTTTGTAATTCCGTTGTTATTTGGATTTCCATTACTCCACAAATATTCCCATGACCAAGTCGAAGTCAAAGTAAGCGTTGTAATTTTTGTACTGCCATTATATACGCCTATTGTTCCAGACTGACCGTCAGGAACGCTATATCGAATAACGAGTCCGTCTGCAGCCTCAGTTAACGTCCATTGAACTGCTGCGTTTGATGCAGAC includes:
- a CDS encoding response regulator codes for the protein MNKKIILLADDDRDDIEMFCEALEMVNENVICECAENGDQAWRMLNDNNEKPQLIFLDINMPIMNGWECLKLIKKDENYQDIPVIMISTSSHKNDMETASKLGALGYFVKPNDFNDLKSMLKIITSNEGTDLSDALHNLQNSGSKYIFHL
- a CDS encoding PAS domain-containing sensor histidine kinase, whose protein sequence is MELTSNDELFYTIFNSAANGLIALQPVYNKEKIEDFLLLFCNSRIQEYFEVEECKNQFFTDIFKLYDADILIEKFTETLVNRKNSTFEISFEIGEQLYWFRFTAEEKNGLLIVTVENITEYKTKRNNLIAALTAIEKQERFYNSITNTTPDLVYVFDLAYNFTYANKALLDMWGKSAQDAIGKGLRDNGYEEWHAVMHEREIDDVVANKKMIRGTVSFPHAELGRRVYDYIFAPVFNKQGEVEAIAGTTRDITEIKLAEEQQFLARKRIEESESRLQSMIHQTPSATLVLMGADLVIEQINRQMLALIGRGEEIIGMRLIDVLPELNGQYVWTQVQNVYNKGIPFDQAEVLVQHNRTGEMRDYYYNLAYRPLVQDGVITGMIQVAEDVTEQVTARNKMEESEKRFRALVNASSDFVYRMNADWTVMRSLETLDSYASEGEPVSNWINSYIHPDDRKKALKLISEAIDNKSIFQLEHRVLNANGTIGWNFSRVVPILDDNNTIIEWFGAASDITSQKEVQQIINESAENFRQLADLVPQIIWTSRPDGFIDYYNKRWYEYTNLKENEYGDSSWISVLHPDDVELVKDNWYESIQSGNFYQLEFRLKDSVTGEYRWFLSKAVPIRDASGAITKWFGTCTDIHEQKTATEKLEVLINERTRELQRSNEDLQQFAHVASHDLKEPVRKIKTFISRLEDNLEGKLDDSAKKFIDRIHVASDRMFNMIEGVLAYSKINADQQKPTVVDLNEVLKNIETDLEVSLQKTGGEIYYDNLPVLEGAQVLLYQLFYNLINNSIKFAKDDVPVKVKLSSKIIKQQDNDFAVITVEDNGIGFNENQAERIFETFTRLNSKDSYEGTGLGLSLCKKIVERHAGTITASGSPYNGAVFTIVLPLKQEENDI
- a CDS encoding Ig-like domain-containing protein, whose translation is MRKQLHGILFKREKSRHFIMWIFFILLTSNLYAQRGYYDAAYKRYEANLGQLSNGASVTAKSYNQADLQSEASDQICVNMSASNAAVQWTLTEAADGLVIRYSVPDGQSGTIGVYNGSTKITTLTLTSTWSWEYLWSNGNPNNNGITNQNPRMRFDEVRYKLPSKIPVSGTLRLVRETGNIHLDFAEMEPIPAAVTAPSGSVTYTGNGSDLQTFIDANGGKKIFVPSGVFNVNRELYFGSANTSLIGAGMWYTQINFTNTSSGNGGLRANASNISFSDLYLTTNSASRSNSYKAINGVFTSGSTIKNIWAEHFECGAWIAQYNVGGPAIADGFTLSHCRFRNNYADGINLCKGTANAIVEHCNFRNNGDDDQAIWSANGQECINNTFRYNTSENCWRACGLAIYGGKNNKAYNLIIKDNLEAGIRVSNNFDGAPFNNDGNHEIHDITVSTCGTFNDTYNNPVAAVDIFSASNAGTQVKNVQLYNIDILDSRNDAISISKRSGDGIYNLSFKNITVNGTGKEYPNNNALNRNWGRGYFVLIAGSPNGNGTYCNMNYSNRGGNAAANEEISAIGNFSWTQSSNCSVTNVPVTGVTIAPTTVTLGAGATQQLTPTIAPANATNKNVSYSSNNTGVATVNASGLVTAIASGSATITVTTQDGAKTASSVITVNSSAAAVTSVSLSPNAASLSVGGTQQLTPTVLPSNATNKSVSYSSNNTGVATVNASGLVTAVANGTATITVTTADGNKTSTALITVSTATGSYFTIKNKWTNNYLYDAGANVGYGATVANNNYKWEKIAVDATNFILKNVGTGDVMHIENLTGSVQCTAAGSDWWSAQWSTENVDGTWVRIKNRWQTGSMIHIENLTGSAQYIGAQNSWESAQWQFQAASASKKINEAVVTAENNTAVSIYPNPSVNNEFNIALPELSPDDTAIITVTDINGRKVLVKKLNSSAKINHDLASGIYVVTIHSNALNISKKLIVK